From Haemorhous mexicanus isolate bHaeMex1 chromosome 1, bHaeMex1.pri, whole genome shotgun sequence, one genomic window encodes:
- the TRIL gene encoding TLR4 interactor with leucine rich repeats yields the protein MGAPRRVRLMLLLRVLWSSVPLILLLLPAAEPICPEPCDCQQHQHLLCTNRGLRSVPKTAEPQDILTYSLGGNFIANISAFDFHRLAGLQRLDLQYNRIRSLHPKAFERLERLEELYLGNNLLPALAPGTLSTLAKLRILYVNANEIGRLSAASFSGLDSLVKLRLDGNELGSLGDSTFSGLPNLLYLHLESNRIRWLSRGAFTGLAKLRFLDLSGNQQSSLRHPDIFGPLRSLHTLLLASNSLRQLTGGLFQHLPGLAKLSLSGNRLSHLAPDAFRGLGSLKELRLEGNLLSHLPATLLEPLDSLEALDLSRNALTALHPAAFGRLGRLRELSLRDNALATLPGELFASSLALYRLELEGNAWSCDCRLRGLKRWLASWHSQGRLLTVFVQCHLPPALAGKYLDYVQDAQLPLPQDGGPCPDGASPSPPSPEGLGGNNSAAGLPPGPPPAASTARLMMEVPIAASPTPAPLPSAAAWPRRAGAAGVPPLVSDPCDFNKLFLHNLSVEAVGSSWVTVRWAVRPHRSPRLLGPARFRLLFDRFGAAVKFQRFVYLPERGEPAATLRELRPDTPYLVCVEGVLGGRVCPVAPRDHCAGLVTLPEGGTAAAAGGPRGPDQQLLTLVLLAVNALLLLAALAAWAARLLRKKVLGRRRRKAAPVHVRQLYSTRRPLRSMGTGVSADFSGFQSHRPPRGAAACALSEADLIEFPCERFMDSGSGRHGDEHLLQRFAD from the coding sequence ATGGGGGCGCCGCGCCGGGTCCgcctgatgctgctgctgcgggTGCTCTGGAGCTCCGTACCcctcatcctcctgctgctgcccgcGGCCGAGCCCATCTGCCCCGAGCCATGCgactgccagcagcaccagcacctcctcTGCACCAACCGGGGCCTGCGCTCCGTGCCCAAGACTGCCGAGCCGCAGGATATCCTCACCTACAGCCTCGGGGGCAACTTCATCGCCAACATCTCCGCCTTCGACTTCCACCGCCTGGCAGGGCTCCAGCGCCTGGACCTGCAGTACAACCGGATCCGCTCGCTGCACCCCAAGGCCTTTGAGCGCCTGGAACGCCTGGAGGAGCTTTATTTGGGCAACAACCTGCTGCCAGCGCTGGCCCCTGGCACGCTCAGCACCCTGGCCAAGCTGCGCATCCTCTACGTGAATGCCAACGAGATCGGCCGTCTCAGCGCTGCCTCCTTCTCTGGCCTCGACAGCCTTGTCAAGCTGCGGCTGGATGGCAACGAGCTGGGTTCTCTGGGCGATTCCACTTTCTCAGGGCTGCCAAACTTACTCTATCTGCACCTGGAGTCCAACCGCATCCGCTGGCTGAGTCGCGGTGCCTTCACTGGCCTGGCCAAGTTGCGCTTCCTCGACCTCTCAGGGAACCAGCAGAGCTCCCTTCGCCACCCAGACATCTTTGGGCCGCTGCGCTCCCTTcacaccctgctgctggccagcaACAGCCTGCGGCAGCTGACAGGGGGGCTCTTCCAGCATTTGCCCGGCTTGGCAAAGCTCTCACTCAGCGGCAACCGACTGTCTCACCTGGCCCCGGATGCTTTCAGGGGGCTGGGCTCGCTGAAGGAGCTGCGCCTGGAGGGGAACCTGCTGAGCCACCTACCCGCCACCCTACTGGAGCCGCTGGACAGCCTGGAGGCACTGGATCTGAGCCGCAATGCACTGACCGCCCTGCACCCGGCCGCCTTCGGCCGCCTCGGCCGCTTGCGGGAGCTCAGCCTGCGGGACAACGCACTGGCCACGCTCCCTGGCGAGCTCTTcgcctccagcctggccctctACCGcctggagctggaagggaatGCCTGGAGCTGCGACTGCCGCCTTCGCGGCCTCAAGCGCTGGCTGGCGTCCTGGCACTCCCAGGGCCGCCTGCTCACCGTCTTCGTGCAGTGCCACCTGCCACCCGCCCTGGCCGGCAAGTACCTCGACTACGTGCAAGATGCCCAGCTGCCGCTGCCGCAGGACGGCGGCCCCTGCCCCGATGGTGCCTCTCCCTCCCCGCCATCCCCCGAGGGACTTGGTGGCAACAACAGTGCAGCGGGGCTGCCCCCAGGGCCACCGCCAGCCGCCTCCACCGCCCGCCTGATGATGGAGGTGCCCATAGCCGCCAGCCCCACGCCGGCACCGCTGCCCAGTGCAGCGGCGTGGCCCCGACGGGCCGGTGCCGCCGGGGTCCCGCCGCTGGTGTCCGACCCGTGCGACTTCAACAAGCTGTTCCTGCACAACCTGTCGGTGGAGGCGGTGGGCTCCAGCTGGGTGACGGTGCGCTGGGCCGTGCGGCCTCACCGCAGCCCCCGCCTGCTGGGGCCGGCGCGATTCCGCCTCCTCTTCGACCGCTTCGGCGCCGCCGTCAAGTTCCAGCGCTTCGTGTACCTGCCGGAGCGCGGGGAGCCGGCGGCCACGCTGCGGGAGCTCCGCCCGGACACCCCCTACCTCGTGTGCGTCGAGGGCGTCCTGGGCGGCCGCGTGTGCCCGGTGGCGCCGCGGGACCACTGCGCGGGGCTGGTCACCCTGCCCGAGGGCGGcaccgcggcggcggcgggcgggcccCGCGGCCCCGACCAGCAGCTGCTCACGCTGGTGCTGCTGGCGGTGAacgcgctgctgctgctggcggcTCTGGCCGCCTGGGCCGCCCGCCTGCTGCGCAAGAAGGTGCTGGGCCGGCGGCGTCGGAAGGCGGCCCCGGTCCACGTGCGGCAGCTCTACTCCACACGCCGCCCACTCCGCTCCATGGGCACCGGAGTCTCCGCCGACTTCTCGGGCTTCCAGTCCCACCGGCCAccccgcggcgccgccgcctGCGCCCTCAGCGAGGCCGACCTCATCGAGTTCCCGTGCGAGCGCTTCATGGACAGCGGCAGCGGCCGGCACGGTGATGAGCACCTGCTGCAGCGCTTCGCCGACTGA